The following are encoded in a window of Fluviibacter phosphoraccumulans genomic DNA:
- a CDS encoding type II secretion system F family protein: MAKVESGALRRFDWTGVAQNGALLKGEIRASSDVHARVALRQRGITPLQLNRPWRWQPTLSTKTTGLILRQLATLIHAGVPLLSAMELLAKSQEEPQASQMLLQMRTDLQMGTSLAQSMQQHAEVFDTLSCTLVAAGEQAGLLDVMLDRIANYHEKMQALQGKIRSALAYPIAILAIALAVSILMLLFVVPAFEQSFASFGAALPWPTRLLIDGSAWLQDNGVLLFGAISAGTFFMHRHWQKTPAWQNTTDRWLLRLPILGNLLQKAALARWSQTISSLISAGIPLLDALAPAGETARNREFVVATRKMHRLLQQGASFSTAMKQQTVFSALAVQMVAIGEESGALDHMLKKVADIYEREVSDIVSMLSSLLEPVMMVILGLIIGGMVIAMYLPIFQLGNVL; this comes from the coding sequence GTGGCTAAAGTCGAGTCAGGCGCGCTGCGCCGCTTCGACTGGACCGGCGTCGCCCAGAATGGCGCCCTGCTCAAAGGCGAAATCCGAGCCAGCAGCGATGTCCACGCACGCGTCGCACTTCGGCAACGCGGCATCACGCCACTGCAGCTCAATCGACCCTGGCGCTGGCAACCGACGCTGTCCACAAAAACCACGGGGCTGATCCTGCGTCAGCTCGCGACGTTGATCCATGCCGGTGTGCCGCTGCTCTCTGCCATGGAGCTACTCGCCAAAAGCCAGGAAGAACCCCAGGCCAGCCAGATGTTGTTACAGATGCGCACGGATTTGCAAATGGGGACATCCCTCGCCCAATCCATGCAGCAACACGCGGAGGTCTTTGATACGCTCAGCTGCACCCTGGTTGCCGCTGGCGAGCAAGCCGGTCTCCTTGATGTCATGCTGGATCGCATCGCCAATTATCACGAAAAAATGCAGGCCCTACAGGGGAAAATCCGCAGCGCCCTGGCTTACCCGATCGCCATCCTCGCCATTGCCCTGGCGGTCAGCATCCTGATGCTGCTCTTTGTGGTGCCCGCCTTCGAACAAAGCTTCGCCAGTTTTGGTGCGGCGCTGCCATGGCCGACGCGACTGCTGATTGATGGGTCTGCTTGGCTTCAAGACAACGGCGTACTCCTATTCGGCGCAATCAGTGCAGGCACTTTCTTTATGCACCGGCACTGGCAAAAAACGCCCGCTTGGCAAAACACCACGGACCGCTGGTTGCTCCGCTTACCGATTCTGGGAAATCTGCTCCAGAAAGCCGCACTGGCCCGCTGGAGCCAGACAATTTCCAGCCTGATCAGCGCGGGCATTCCTTTGCTCGATGCTTTGGCCCCGGCCGGCGAAACAGCCCGCAACCGGGAATTTGTGGTGGCCACCCGCAAGATGCATCGCCTGTTGCAACAAGGGGCCAGTTTCTCAACGGCTATGAAGCAACAAACCGTCTTTTCAGCACTGGCCGTGCAAATGGTCGCTATCGGTGAAGAGTCGGGCGCATTGGACCACATGCTCAAAAAAGTCGCCGACATCTACGAACGTGAAGTCAGTGACATCGTGAGCATGCTGAGCAGCTTATTAGAGCCTGTGATGATGGTCATTTTGGGTCTCATTATCGGTGGCATGGTGATTGCCATGTACCTACCGATCTTTCAGTTGGGCAACGTGCTGTAG
- a CDS encoding GspE/PulE family protein, translating to MSTLARALIQSGLIPEEAVARCQLRALQRQTSLPAELVTATLIEAPAIARFIETTFGFAYVDLDPTHPMPACPGIELAPNPRFYPISLSGKRLRLAMADPTDDTLISGLRFQTGLEIDPCVADVTQLALCAAAVRNQGPLPSSNGLRNSSDTAVDEAPVVRFLQKTLSVAIERGASDIHFEPYENSYRVRYRIDGVLRAQESPPDQFKDMVASRLKVLSKLDIAEKRLPQDGQLRAEADDGTLIDLRISTMPTLYGEKIVLRILDRQDARLGLSEIGLSPAQLDQLTQAIHQPSGMVLVTGPTGSGKTVTLYACLNALNQPGVNIATVEDPVEIPVVGINQVNIDERTGLTFAVALRAFMRQDPDILMVGEIRDAETAETSLKAAQTGHLVLSTLHTRSAPATLERLRQLGLPNYGVAGSVLLIVAQRLVRRLCECRIADKPVAALLHDAGFTDADVHALDTGQWTLYKANGCSKCHQTGYKGRVGIFEVMRVSPAIQKSMLNDGSTLDIAQQAAQEGSNSLRRAGLDKVMAGLTSLSEVLSETEATEDRRG from the coding sequence ATGAGCACGCTGGCCAGAGCCCTGATCCAGAGCGGGCTCATTCCCGAAGAGGCCGTTGCGCGTTGTCAGCTTCGCGCGCTGCAAAGACAGACCAGCCTACCGGCAGAACTGGTAACGGCCACACTGATCGAAGCGCCCGCCATTGCGCGGTTTATAGAAACAACCTTCGGCTTTGCCTATGTTGATCTTGACCCGACACACCCAATGCCGGCCTGCCCCGGCATTGAGTTGGCGCCCAACCCACGCTTTTACCCCATCAGCCTGTCCGGCAAACGGCTGCGCTTGGCCATGGCTGACCCTACCGATGACACGTTGATCAGCGGGCTACGCTTTCAGACCGGGCTGGAGATCGACCCCTGCGTTGCCGATGTCACCCAACTGGCCTTGTGCGCAGCCGCCGTTCGCAACCAAGGGCCGCTGCCATCGTCCAATGGCTTGCGCAACAGCAGTGACACGGCGGTCGATGAAGCACCTGTGGTGCGTTTTTTACAAAAGACCCTGAGTGTCGCCATTGAACGTGGCGCTTCGGACATCCATTTTGAGCCCTACGAAAACAGTTATCGTGTTCGTTACCGCATCGATGGGGTGCTCCGCGCGCAAGAGTCTCCGCCCGATCAATTTAAAGACATGGTGGCCTCCCGGCTTAAAGTCTTATCCAAGCTGGATATCGCTGAAAAACGCCTGCCCCAGGATGGCCAGCTCCGCGCAGAGGCGGATGATGGCACGCTGATCGATCTGCGCATCAGCACCATGCCAACGCTCTATGGCGAAAAAATTGTTCTGCGTATTCTGGACCGGCAAGATGCGCGGCTTGGGCTCAGCGAAATCGGTCTGTCCCCCGCTCAGCTGGACCAACTCACCCAGGCCATTCATCAACCGAGTGGCATGGTATTGGTCACGGGCCCTACCGGCTCCGGCAAAACCGTCACGCTTTACGCCTGCCTCAACGCGCTCAACCAACCCGGCGTCAACATCGCCACCGTGGAAGATCCGGTAGAAATTCCGGTGGTGGGCATCAATCAGGTCAACATTGATGAGCGCACCGGTCTGACTTTTGCTGTCGCGCTACGGGCATTTATGCGGCAGGATCCGGATATTCTGATGGTTGGCGAAATCCGGGATGCCGAGACCGCTGAGACTTCTTTAAAAGCGGCGCAAACCGGGCACCTGGTGCTTTCAACGCTGCATACCCGCTCGGCGCCGGCCACCCTGGAGCGACTGCGACAGCTGGGTTTACCCAATTATGGCGTCGCTGGCAGCGTCCTGCTAATTGTTGCCCAACGACTGGTACGTCGCCTGTGCGAATGCCGCATCGCCGACAAGCCCGTCGCGGCTTTGCTGCACGACGCCGGCTTCACCGATGCCGATGTCCATGCGCTAGACACTGGTCAATGGACCCTCTACAAGGCCAATGGCTGCAGCAAGTGCCATCAAACCGGCTACAAAGGTCGGGTCGGTATTTTTGAAGTGATGCGCGTTTCACCCGCCATACAGAAAAGCATGCTCAACGACGGCAGCACCTTAGACATTGCCCAACAGGCCGCCCAAGAAGGTTCGAACAGCCTCCGCCGCGCAGGTCTCGACAAAGTGATGGCTGGCCTCACCTCGTTGTCAGAAGTGCTGTCTGAAACGGAAGCGACCGAGGATCGACGTGGCTAA
- a CDS encoding cytochrome C assembly family protein: MPTIVSLPFPLATLLTIIAALAYGLLSWQVLRQVAHQSGSRLAQTIVNPVSKSAATGVSPALLGFAIAVHAAALYLEMFDGGTVRFSFALTVSVILWLAVLLHGFESLAYKQRGLLALILPTACAGVLLPLIFPVEHPLVHVNAWLFRLHFILAMLAYGVFLLATLQACLLWIAERELHHPARLSAERRFPPLMRMENLLFRMLSIAFLLLTASLATGVLVSEQFNGQWIRADHKTIFAFLSWLIFGALLVGRKVRGWRGAKATAWTIAGFVMLLLAYVGSRFVLEVLLNRTP, from the coding sequence ATGCCGACAATTGTATCGCTTCCCTTCCCGCTCGCCACGTTACTGACGATCATTGCTGCGCTCGCTTATGGTTTATTGAGCTGGCAGGTGCTGCGTCAGGTGGCCCATCAGTCGGGTTCCCGACTCGCTCAGACGATAGTGAACCCCGTCTCGAAAAGCGCGGCAACCGGGGTTTCGCCTGCGCTACTGGGCTTTGCGATTGCGGTTCATGCCGCAGCGCTTTATCTGGAGATGTTTGATGGCGGCACGGTGCGCTTTTCATTTGCGCTCACGGTCTCTGTCATCTTATGGCTGGCGGTACTTTTGCATGGTTTCGAAAGCTTGGCCTACAAACAACGCGGGCTGCTTGCCCTGATTCTGCCCACGGCGTGCGCTGGTGTGCTCTTGCCGCTGATTTTTCCGGTAGAACACCCCCTGGTACACGTTAACGCCTGGCTCTTCCGGCTGCATTTTATTCTGGCCATGCTGGCCTACGGTGTTTTTCTGCTGGCGACGCTGCAGGCATGTCTACTCTGGATTGCCGAACGCGAACTGCACCATCCTGCTCGCCTAAGCGCCGAGCGACGTTTTCCGCCGCTGATGCGTATGGAAAACCTGCTGTTCCGCATGTTGAGCATTGCTTTTCTACTGCTCACCGCCTCGCTGGCGACCGGCGTTTTGGTGTCTGAGCAGTTTAACGGGCAGTGGATTCGTGCCGATCACAAGACGATTTTCGCCTTCCTGTCTTGGTTGATTTTTGGCGCTTTGCTGGTTGGACGCAAGGTGCGCGGTTGGCGTGGCGCTAAGGCAACCGCCTGGACAATTGCCGGTTTTGTCATGTTATTGCTGGCCTACGTAGGCAGTCGTTTTGTGCTGGAAGTTCTTCTTAACCGAACCCCATGA
- the ffh gene encoding signal recognition particle protein encodes MLENLTQRLGRVMKTMRGEARMTEANIGDALREVRMALLEADVSLPVVKDFVAQVKEKALGEDVVGSLTPGQAFVGVVHEQLKQLMGEAQVPLALNQQPPAIILMAGLQGAGKTTTVGKLARWLKQHQKKKVMVVSCDVYRPAAIDQLKHVAEQVGASFFPSSPDQKPLDIAAAAVDWARKHHEEVLIVDTAGRLAIDQAMMDEIKALHAQLDPIETLFVVDAMLGQDAVNTAKAFNETLPLTGVVLTKLDGDARGGAALSVRAVTGKPIKFVGVAEKLDGLEPFYPDRMASRILGMGDILSLVEAASQQVDMDQAAAMAQKIKSGKGFDLNDFRAQVAQMRQMGGMSALMDKLPAKFAEAAANMPAGSDEKMAKRIQGIIDSMTPDERSKPELIKASRKRRIATGAGVQVQEVNRLLNQFEQTQKMMKQFGSMFKGKGGMMKMMRGAKSMFGGKLPF; translated from the coding sequence ATGCTGGAAAATCTGACCCAACGGCTTGGCCGTGTCATGAAAACCATGCGCGGCGAAGCCCGCATGACAGAAGCCAATATTGGCGATGCCTTGCGAGAAGTGCGCATGGCCCTGCTGGAAGCGGATGTGTCCCTTCCAGTGGTGAAAGACTTTGTTGCCCAGGTGAAAGAAAAGGCGCTGGGCGAAGATGTCGTCGGCTCTTTGACGCCGGGTCAGGCCTTTGTGGGCGTGGTGCACGAGCAGCTCAAGCAGCTGATGGGTGAGGCCCAGGTGCCATTGGCCCTGAACCAGCAACCACCGGCCATTATTCTTATGGCAGGTTTGCAGGGCGCCGGTAAAACCACTACGGTGGGTAAGCTGGCGCGCTGGCTCAAGCAGCATCAGAAGAAAAAAGTCATGGTGGTGTCGTGTGACGTTTACCGTCCAGCCGCTATCGATCAGTTAAAACATGTGGCCGAACAGGTCGGTGCAAGCTTTTTTCCATCCTCACCGGATCAGAAACCGCTGGATATTGCGGCTGCAGCCGTAGATTGGGCGCGTAAGCATCACGAAGAAGTGCTGATCGTCGATACGGCCGGTCGTCTGGCCATTGATCAGGCCATGATGGACGAGATCAAGGCGCTGCACGCGCAGTTAGATCCGATCGAAACCCTCTTCGTGGTTGACGCCATGCTGGGTCAGGATGCCGTTAATACGGCCAAGGCCTTTAACGAAACCTTGCCGCTAACGGGCGTCGTCCTTACCAAGCTGGATGGGGATGCCCGCGGCGGTGCGGCGCTATCCGTGCGCGCGGTGACCGGCAAACCGATTAAATTTGTGGGTGTGGCAGAAAAACTGGATGGTCTGGAGCCGTTTTATCCGGACCGCATGGCCTCGCGCATCCTCGGCATGGGCGATATTCTGTCGCTGGTTGAAGCGGCCTCGCAGCAGGTCGATATGGATCAGGCGGCAGCCATGGCCCAGAAGATCAAATCCGGGAAAGGTTTTGATCTGAACGACTTCCGGGCACAGGTTGCCCAGATGCGACAAATGGGCGGCATGTCCGCGCTGATGGATAAACTGCCTGCAAAATTTGCCGAAGCAGCCGCCAATATGCCGGCCGGCAGTGACGAAAAAATGGCTAAACGTATCCAGGGCATTATCGACAGCATGACGCCGGATGAACGTAGCAAGCCGGAATTGATCAAGGCCAGCCGTAAGCGCCGTATTGCTACCGGTGCCGGGGTTCAGGTACAGGAAGTGAATCGTCTTTTGAATCAGTTCGAACAGACGCAGAAGATGATGAAGCAGTTTGGGAGCATGTTTAAAGGCAAGGGCGGCATGATGAAGATGATGCGAGGCGCCAAGTCCATGTTCGGCGGCAAACTACCGTTCTGA
- a CDS encoding proline--tRNA ligase, translated as MRSSQFLITTLKEAPADAEVISHKLMLRAGLIRRLASGVYTWTPMGLRTLRKVEAIVRDEMNRAGALEMLMPAVQPFELWQESERGDQYGPELLRFKDRHQRDFVIGPTHEEVVTDFVRKEIKSYRQLPLHLYQIQTKFRDEIRPRFGVMRGREFLMKDGYSFHTSFEDLQREYRVMFDTYHRIFSRLGLRFRAVAADTGSIGGTGSHEFHVLADSGEDDIAFCPDSDYAANVELAEALAPTGARPAANAPLVHVATPGQSRCEDVAQALNIPLSGLVKTLAIVPELPEGGNAGLVLLLLRGDHELNEIKASKLEGVGAFRFAREDEVKDVLGCIPGFIGPVGIKPGIRVVADRSVAVMADFACGANAVDTHLTGVNFGRDLPEPEVADIRNVVSGDASPDGKGTLDIVRGIEVGHIFQLRTKYAEALNCTFLNEQGKTDVMEMGCYGIGVTRIVGSAIEQNHDDKGIAFPAAIAPFTVAIVPMGYHKSPAIQQAASELYEELIAAGFDVLLDDRNERPGVMFADMELIGIPQRLVVGEKGLAAGQIEVKGRRDAEATMIDRAGVVDYLRKALAQ; from the coding sequence ATGCGCTCTTCCCAGTTTCTGATTACCACCCTCAAAGAAGCCCCGGCTGACGCCGAAGTCATCAGCCATAAGCTGATGCTCCGTGCCGGGCTGATTCGCCGCCTGGCCTCCGGCGTTTACACCTGGACCCCAATGGGCCTGCGTACTCTGCGCAAAGTAGAAGCCATTGTGCGCGATGAAATGAACCGTGCTGGCGCCCTGGAAATGCTCATGCCGGCCGTACAACCCTTTGAATTGTGGCAAGAATCTGAACGTGGCGACCAATACGGCCCGGAACTACTGCGCTTCAAAGATCGTCATCAGCGTGATTTCGTCATTGGGCCGACCCATGAAGAAGTGGTCACCGATTTCGTCCGCAAGGAAATCAAGAGCTACCGACAGCTCCCGCTGCATCTGTATCAGATTCAGACCAAGTTCCGCGACGAGATCCGCCCGCGCTTTGGCGTAATGCGCGGCCGCGAATTCCTGATGAAGGATGGTTACTCCTTCCACACCAGCTTTGAAGATCTGCAGCGCGAATACCGCGTGATGTTCGACACCTATCACCGCATTTTCTCCCGCCTGGGACTGCGCTTCCGCGCGGTCGCGGCCGATACAGGATCAATCGGTGGCACCGGCTCGCACGAATTCCACGTGCTGGCTGACTCCGGTGAAGACGATATCGCCTTCTGCCCGGATTCGGATTACGCCGCCAACGTCGAACTGGCTGAAGCGCTGGCCCCGACTGGCGCACGCCCTGCCGCCAATGCCCCGCTGGTGCACGTGGCCACACCAGGCCAATCGCGCTGTGAAGATGTCGCCCAGGCGCTGAACATACCATTGAGCGGTCTGGTCAAAACTCTGGCCATCGTGCCTGAGCTGCCCGAGGGCGGCAACGCAGGGCTCGTGCTGCTCCTGCTACGCGGCGACCATGAATTGAATGAAATCAAAGCCAGCAAACTCGAAGGCGTTGGCGCTTTCCGCTTTGCCCGTGAAGACGAAGTCAAAGACGTGCTCGGTTGCATCCCGGGCTTTATCGGCCCGGTGGGTATCAAGCCTGGCATCCGTGTCGTTGCCGACCGCTCTGTGGCTGTCATGGCTGATTTTGCCTGTGGCGCTAACGCGGTGGATACACACCTGACTGGCGTGAACTTTGGCCGTGACCTCCCCGAACCGGAAGTCGCTGATATTCGTAACGTCGTTTCGGGCGATGCGTCACCCGACGGCAAGGGCACACTCGACATCGTACGCGGCATCGAAGTTGGCCACATCTTCCAGCTGCGCACCAAGTATGCTGAAGCGCTGAACTGCACCTTCCTCAATGAGCAGGGCAAAACCGACGTCATGGAGATGGGCTGCTACGGTATTGGCGTGACGCGTATTGTCGGCTCGGCCATTGAACAGAATCACGATGACAAGGGCATTGCCTTCCCGGCCGCCATTGCACCGTTTACCGTGGCGATCGTGCCGATGGGTTATCACAAGTCGCCGGCCATCCAGCAAGCCGCCAGCGAACTTTATGAAGAACTCATTGCCGCTGGTTTCGACGTGTTGCTGGATGATCGTAACGAACGTCCTGGCGTCATGTTTGCCGATATGGAACTGATCGGCATTCCGCAACGTCTGGTGGTTGGCGAAAAAGGTCTGGCCGCTGGCCAGATCGAGGTCAAGGGCCGCCGCGATGCTGAAGCTACGATGATTGATCGGGCAGGTGTTGTGGATTACCTGCGCAAGGCATTAGCGCAATAA
- a CDS encoding RNA pyrophosphohydrolase, translating to MLDREGYRPNVGIILCNARNEVFWGKRVREHAWQFPQGGIKRGESPEEAMYRELQEEVGLESQHVKILGRTRDWLRYEVPEQWIRREWRGNYKGQKQIWYLLRLTGGDHHVQLRASTHPEFDAWRWSEYWVPMESVVEFKRNVYQLALGELEPFLNADRLRHPALGRRGRRMPGSDADKPVIMTVGAVGGEGLCQD from the coding sequence ATGCTAGATCGTGAAGGCTATCGCCCCAACGTCGGCATCATCCTCTGCAATGCACGTAACGAAGTCTTCTGGGGTAAGCGCGTCAGGGAGCATGCCTGGCAGTTCCCGCAGGGTGGTATCAAGCGCGGGGAGTCTCCCGAAGAAGCCATGTACCGTGAATTGCAGGAGGAGGTGGGTCTTGAGTCGCAGCACGTCAAGATTCTCGGCCGAACCCGTGACTGGTTGCGCTATGAAGTCCCCGAACAGTGGATACGTCGGGAGTGGCGCGGCAACTATAAGGGTCAGAAGCAAATCTGGTATCTGTTACGCCTGACCGGCGGGGATCATCACGTGCAGTTGCGGGCGAGTACCCACCCGGAGTTCGATGCGTGGCGCTGGAGCGAATATTGGGTGCCGATGGAGTCCGTGGTGGAGTTCAAGCGCAATGTTTACCAGCTGGCTTTGGGCGAGTTGGAACCTTTTTTAAATGCGGATCGTTTGCGTCACCCGGCACTGGGTCGGCGCGGGCGACGTATGCCCGGTAGCGATGCCGATAAGCCAGTCATCATGACGGTTGGGGCGGTTGGCGGAGAGGGCTTATGCCAAGATTAA
- a CDS encoding CNP1-like family protein, which produces MPRLMRGLAGILCVFALVGSALAASECSTRKYYECYEYEESEESQKAWQEEKIKPPAAPDMAKLIPFEVSVSNDNRFLVDPASISIGQDGVVRFTVVIESSGARTVNYEGLRCNTRERRLYAFGQADGSWIESKGSSWILMHKQQHKMINAYPAVLADEYFCIDREPPKDPAEAIQRLKLGPVATSVR; this is translated from the coding sequence ATGCCAAGATTAATGCGCGGGTTGGCCGGCATATTGTGTGTATTTGCTCTGGTGGGCAGTGCATTGGCGGCATCGGAATGTAGTACGCGTAAATATTACGAATGCTACGAATACGAAGAGTCTGAAGAAAGCCAAAAGGCCTGGCAAGAAGAGAAAATCAAGCCGCCTGCCGCACCGGATATGGCCAAGTTGATTCCATTTGAAGTGAGTGTTTCAAATGACAACCGGTTCTTGGTAGATCCAGCCAGCATCTCGATCGGTCAAGATGGTGTGGTGCGCTTTACCGTCGTGATTGAATCGTCCGGCGCGCGCACCGTTAATTACGAAGGCCTGCGGTGCAACACCCGAGAGCGCCGTCTGTATGCTTTTGGCCAGGCTGATGGCAGCTGGATTGAAAGTAAAGGATCCTCGTGGATTCTGATGCACAAACAACAGCACAAGATGATCAACGCCTATCCAGCCGTGCTGGCCGATGAGTATTTTTGTATAGACCGGGAGCCGCCTAAAGACCCCGCAGAAGCGATTCAGCGACTCAAATTAGGCCCCGTGGCTACTTCCGTCAGGTGA
- the coq7 gene encoding 2-polyprenyl-3-methyl-6-methoxy-1,4-benzoquinone monooxygenase, producing MNIDALIIEADKVLRTLFASQTSIRPHPDQGLPEANLSETERRHVAGLMRVNHSGEVCAQALYQGQALTSRDPAVRDALREAAHEEIEHLAWTEQRLRELGSHTSWLNPLWYAGSLTMGVLAGKLGDRWNLGFLAETEKQVTAHLESHLARLPESDIKSAAIIGQMAIDETSHAHTAEALGAAQLPPVAKQLMQQTAKVMTALSYRI from the coding sequence ATGAATATTGACGCGTTAATTATTGAAGCAGACAAGGTGTTGCGTACGCTTTTTGCGTCACAGACCAGCATTCGGCCGCACCCAGACCAAGGGTTGCCCGAAGCCAATCTGTCTGAGACAGAGCGTCGGCATGTGGCCGGTCTGATGCGGGTTAACCATAGCGGCGAAGTCTGTGCGCAAGCGCTATATCAGGGGCAGGCGTTGACTTCACGTGATCCAGCCGTTCGAGATGCGCTGCGCGAAGCGGCGCATGAAGAGATCGAACATCTGGCCTGGACCGAACAGCGTTTACGCGAACTGGGTAGCCACACCAGCTGGCTCAATCCGCTCTGGTACGCCGGATCGCTGACGATGGGCGTGCTTGCCGGCAAACTGGGCGACCGTTGGAACTTAGGGTTTCTTGCAGAAACCGAAAAGCAGGTGACAGCCCACCTTGAAAGTCACCTGGCGCGTTTGCCTGAGTCAGATATCAAAAGCGCGGCGATTATCGGTCAGATGGCCATTGACGAAACCTCTCATGCGCACACCGCCGAAGCCCTCGGGGCTGCTCAGTTGCCGCCGGTCGCCAAACAACTGATGCAGCAGACAGCCAAGGTAATGACCGCTTTGTCTTACCGCATCTAA
- a CDS encoding OsmC family protein — MECRVTWTDHMTFVAETGSGHNVTMDGPPDLGGRNLGPRPMEMMLAGAGGCSAFDVVLILQRGRHPVSGCEVVLKAERAETDPKVFTKLHLHYIVTGNQLKREAVERAVTLSKDKYCSATAMLGATAEISWDLELRQSEAAPAA; from the coding sequence ATGGAATGCCGCGTTACCTGGACTGATCATATGACTTTTGTTGCCGAAACCGGCAGTGGCCACAATGTGACGATGGACGGGCCACCGGATCTGGGCGGACGCAATCTGGGACCGCGCCCCATGGAAATGATGCTGGCGGGCGCCGGTGGTTGTAGCGCCTTTGATGTGGTGTTGATTCTGCAGCGTGGGCGCCATCCGGTCAGCGGTTGCGAGGTAGTTCTGAAAGCAGAACGCGCCGAGACCGATCCAAAAGTTTTCACCAAGCTCCATTTGCACTACATTGTCACGGGCAACCAGTTGAAACGTGAGGCGGTTGAACGTGCTGTGACGCTATCCAAGGATAAATACTGCTCGGCAACCGCCATGCTGGGCGCAACCGCCGAGATCAGCTGGGATCTGGAATTGCGCCAGAGCGAAGCGGCACCGGCGGCCTGA